A genomic window from Chitinophaga pollutisoli includes:
- a CDS encoding SO2930 family diheme c-type cytochrome, protein MRIVIALAWIGMFAMGCSQPAKRPAAGFHDKLSDYGFFTGALKDLSPAARVHLYELATPLFSDYTVKKRFIALPEGSTMRYTDSSALDFPDGTYLIKNFAYRDSTGREILLETRLLHKDVADGKWKVMNYKWNAEQTEAEKWITGAQVPITLTDDAGQRISTHYQIPNTNDCKRCHASAGTLIPIGPKARNLNYHGQLEKWATAGILQGMPEIGKVAKFPVWNDSAHYTINERARAYLDVNCAHCHTKGGDADNTGLFLEYGQEAPSRLGILKGPVSAGNGAGGMDYDVVPGDPAASILHFRMNSSEPGTAMPELARTITHREGVDLIAAWIRQLPKTP, encoded by the coding sequence ATGAGAATTGTGATTGCACTGGCATGGATCGGAATGTTCGCGATGGGCTGTTCCCAGCCCGCAAAGCGCCCGGCGGCGGGATTTCATGACAAGCTTTCGGATTACGGCTTCTTTACCGGGGCCCTGAAGGATTTGTCGCCCGCCGCGCGGGTGCACCTGTATGAACTGGCGACGCCGCTCTTCAGTGATTATACCGTAAAAAAACGCTTCATCGCGCTCCCGGAAGGCAGCACGATGCGGTATACCGACAGCAGCGCCCTCGATTTCCCCGACGGCACTTACCTGATCAAGAATTTCGCGTACCGCGACAGCACCGGGAGGGAAATACTGCTCGAAACACGGCTGCTGCATAAGGATGTGGCCGACGGAAAGTGGAAAGTGATGAATTACAAATGGAATGCGGAGCAAACAGAAGCGGAGAAGTGGATCACCGGCGCGCAGGTGCCCATCACCCTCACCGACGACGCCGGCCAGCGCATCTCCACCCATTACCAGATTCCCAACACTAACGACTGCAAGCGCTGCCACGCCTCTGCCGGCACGCTGATTCCTATCGGCCCGAAGGCCCGGAACCTCAATTACCACGGCCAGCTGGAAAAATGGGCCACAGCAGGTATCCTGCAAGGGATGCCGGAAATCGGGAAGGTGGCGAAATTCCCTGTGTGGAACGACAGTGCGCACTATACCATCAACGAACGCGCCCGCGCCTACCTCGACGTGAACTGCGCCCACTGCCATACCAAAGGCGGCGACGCCGATAATACCGGCCTGTTCCTCGAATATGGCCAGGAAGCACCATCGCGGCTGGGCATCCTGAAAGGACCGGTTTCTGCAGGAAACGGGGCCGGCGGCATGGATTACGACGTGGTTCCTGGAGATCCGGCGGCTTCCATCCTGCATTTCCGGATGAACAGCTCCGAACCCGGCACAGCAATGCCGGAACTCGCGCGGACCATCACCCATCGCGAAGGCGTGGACCTGATCGCGGCATGGATTCGTCAACTCCCGAAAACACCTTAA
- a CDS encoding parallel beta-helix domain-containing protein codes for MKYSIPLLALALAAGCSAPEKQPADGYKQTLVFGPGEETKITEAFLTLTDSSAIELKAGTYKFNNLSLVQLKHIRISGAGPDKTILDFSTQTQGGEGIRVAEVKGFTINGMTIRESKGDLLKVNKSEDVVIRDVHAIWQVADSTSGGYGIYPVLCSNVLVENCYAQGASDAGIYVGQSNKAIVRKSKAFKNVAGCEIENTTNAEVYDNEFYGNTAGFLVFDLPDLSQRGGQIKAYNNYIHDNNERNFAKSGSFGTTWGVGNAAPGCGVIIQATSDVEIYNNRIINNNSAAIAMVSGFFVDAKAGEKVNASYFPVSQNIFIHDNTIEMADAFPEPVYHHHTGQVLVAIEKALGKRIPPIVYDGISTNVITQEQKINPDSICIRQTGDNLFVNADGLNIGTAKWKPGTDIQPFICK; via the coding sequence ATGAAATATTCCATTCCCCTGCTCGCACTGGCTTTGGCAGCCGGATGCAGCGCCCCGGAAAAGCAACCGGCCGACGGCTACAAGCAAACGCTCGTGTTCGGCCCCGGCGAAGAAACGAAAATCACGGAAGCCTTCCTCACGCTGACCGACAGCAGCGCGATCGAGCTGAAAGCCGGTACGTACAAATTCAACAACCTTAGCCTGGTGCAGCTTAAGCACATCCGCATCAGTGGCGCCGGGCCCGACAAAACGATCCTCGACTTCTCCACCCAGACGCAGGGTGGCGAAGGCATCCGGGTGGCGGAAGTGAAAGGGTTTACCATCAACGGCATGACCATCCGCGAATCCAAAGGCGACCTGTTGAAAGTGAATAAAAGCGAAGACGTCGTGATCCGCGACGTTCACGCCATCTGGCAGGTGGCGGACTCCACCAGCGGCGGGTACGGCATTTATCCCGTATTGTGCAGCAACGTGCTGGTCGAAAACTGTTACGCGCAGGGCGCATCTGATGCAGGCATCTACGTAGGCCAATCCAACAAGGCGATCGTCAGGAAGAGCAAGGCTTTTAAAAATGTAGCCGGTTGCGAGATCGAGAACACTACCAACGCGGAAGTCTATGACAACGAATTCTACGGCAATACGGCCGGCTTCCTTGTATTCGACCTGCCCGACCTGTCGCAGCGCGGCGGACAGATAAAAGCGTACAACAACTACATCCACGACAACAACGAACGCAATTTCGCCAAGTCGGGCAGTTTCGGCACCACCTGGGGTGTAGGGAACGCGGCGCCGGGATGCGGTGTGATCATCCAGGCCACGTCAGACGTGGAGATTTATAACAACCGGATCATCAACAATAATTCCGCGGCTATCGCGATGGTATCCGGATTTTTCGTGGATGCGAAAGCGGGTGAGAAAGTCAACGCGAGTTACTTCCCTGTATCGCAGAATATCTTTATCCACGACAACACTATCGAGATGGCGGACGCCTTCCCTGAACCCGTTTACCACCATCATACCGGACAAGTGCTGGTAGCGATTGAAAAAGCCCTTGGGAAACGGATCCCTCCCATCGTGTACGACGGAATCTCCACCAACGTCATCACGCAGGAGCAAAAAATCAACCCGGATTCCATCTGCATCCGGCAAACCGGCGATAACCTGTTCGTGAATGCCGACGGGCTCAACATCGGCACCGCGAAGTGGAAACCGGGTACCGATATACAACCTTTCATCTGTAAATGA